In Pseudophryne corroboree isolate aPseCor3 chromosome 3, aPseCor3.hap2, whole genome shotgun sequence, a genomic segment contains:
- the BCL2L1 gene encoding bcl-2-like protein 1 yields the protein MEMGNRHLVKTFVCNKLSRKGFNPSCCTELQDECLANGASPTGEAGRHAGGHEESNVEEDVEQALLEASEEFELRYRRAFRDLTCQLHITPDTAYQSFEQVVQELFRDGTNWGRIVAFFSFGGALCVESANREMEELLPRIIQWMTTYLNTSLEPWIQANGGWKAFVSLYGNDAAANTRKSQELFGMLLFTGVTLAGLFLLASYMSRR from the exons ATGGAAATGGGCAATAGGCACCTTGTAAAGACCTTTGTATGCAACAAACTCTCCCGGAAAGGATTCAACCCAAGTTGCTGCACTGAGCTTCAGGATGAGTGTTTGGCTAATGGGGCCTCTCCCACAGGTGAGGCTGGGCGCCATGCTGGAGGACACGAGGAAAGCAATGTGGAGGAAGATGTAGAGCAGGCACTGCTTGAAGCATCTGAGGAATTTGAGCTGAGATATCGCCGAGCATTTAGAGACCTCACCTGCCAGCTGCACATTACCCCGGACACTGCATATCAGAGTTTTGAACAAGTGGTGCAGGAGCTGTTCAGGGATGGCACGAACTGGGGGCGCATTGTGGCATTCTTTTCTTTTGGGGGGGCACTTTGTGTTGAGAGTGCAAACCGGGAAATGGAAGAGCTGCTACCTAGGATAATCCAGTGGATGACTACGTATTTGAACACCTCATTAGAGCCCTGGATACAAGCAAATGGAGGCTGG AAAGCTTTTGTCAGTCTATACGGAAATGATGCTGCTGCCAATACAAGGAAGAGCCAAGAACTATTTGGGATGTTGCTGTTCACTGGAGTTACGCTGGCGGGGCTCTTCCTGCTGGCTTCCTACATGAGCCGCAGATAA